Genomic segment of Anguilla rostrata isolate EN2019 chromosome 13, ASM1855537v3, whole genome shotgun sequence:
TTACAAATCCATTAGGCTACATGAAATAACAGACCACTTTCTTGGGCTTCTACGGTCCCTGCAATTTAATTATAGAAGACAAGAGGACCAGATACTCGTTACTATCCTATTTGGATTAGTGCGAAAAAGGGCAACCTGAACAGTTTTAATGGAGACTTGCGTACTGCTTCGCGAACTCGAGGCACTTCTTTATAGCCTACTAAAAATGTACAACACTGCGGGACGATGAAAAAATGAAGCAGAGAGCAGTTGCGCATTCACTGCTTATTTTATATCCATAAGTACTGTGCCATTCACAACACTTATTGCCTATTTAAAACTTGACATCAATAAAGCTGTGCGATCTTGAATTCAGTTAAAGCACTGCCATCTCCGGAGATCGAACGCATGTTGATCCTTTTACTCAATTGATGGGAGTTTTCTGAGAGAATCGCCTAAATAAATGCGGAGGCTAACTGTAGCCAATGTTCCGAGTGAAGGGTTGAAACGCAGGAACGTACATCTGAGCGAGGTCTGAAATAAACACGTAACGAACTCACAGAGCAGTaacttgagaaaaaaacatcGCAAAATGATGAGCCTGCtatcaacaaaaacaagagtGGCTTCTTTAAACTAACGTCAACATATGCCGATGCGCCTGCACTTAGCCTAGATCcgtatataaataaagatataGCCTACACTTTCCAAAAGAGCtggcacaacaacaaaaaatattgtcgCACCGGATACCGTATCATAACTACTATGAAGAGTAAGAATTCAATATACTTTcccagaggggaaaaaaaactatgtatGGAGTAAATTGTGCAGCATACTTACATCACGACATAATGTGACATTAGAACGAGCGTGCAACAAAGAACACCAGTGGTAATACTTACGGTGTGAGTGTTGTTGGCTAATCGTGAATCATAACCGTGAAGAGCTTTGCAAGCGTCCCCATCCACATCTGTGCTTCTCTCTTCAACTTTATGATGTCCTTCTAAAACAGGAAAGTCCACAGTTGATCTTTCTTTAATATTATGAACACTATCTAATTTTCGGTTCTTCACAAACCTGGGACGTGCATTACCCGTTAGACTATTTCGCTCTTGAAAATCAGAACCAAGCACTAAATTGAGCAATATAACTACAACGCAACAGTGCAAGAGACTCATGTTCTTGTGCGTTTTGGTTTCACTCAACCAGAAGTGCTAAATGTCCATAAATTAATTCCTTTTCGTTGTTCACTACAACACGTCCTCTGCTGAAACTACCATACATTCCACTTGTCTTGCACTGAGCGGTGTAATCATGATCACCAAACGCAGAGCAAAGCCGTTTGCGGGGGTGCGTCTCTTCAAACCGCCTTGACTAGGGAATTATTGGCTGCGTTCATCGCAAACGCTTTTTCCATTGGCTTTTTGAAACGTCTCTCAAATGCAAATCGCCTACAATAAGAGTACGAGCCGTGAGATCCagtctgttatttcatttgtggaTGGCCGTTGTTGTTTCTAGAACAACCACGCCTTCTGGAAAACCGTCTCCGATGTAGTGATTGGGTGAGCCGCCACAGggttttctgattggttgaagtATCTTCGTTTAGGTCAGGTAAGGCTGCAAAATAGATGGTGTCCCAGAAGCGCAGATCTAGAACCAGATAACTTGACCGTAACCCTTACCTCAACCATTTTGAGTAAAGAGCTTAATCTTATTCCCTACCAGTGTTTACGGGTTAATGAAAATACCGATTCCTATCTGAAAGCTATTGCCCAGGTTTGTACATCAAGGTAAACCCCTCTACGAGCATGATATGACGTCACAGATGGTCGCGGTCTTCTTGCGCACTACAATGccaccttttttgcctcctctGTCTGATTTGGTGACATTGTCCACACTATTGATTTCCATGAAATAATAATCCAAATAATATACAAAACTAAATCACtgatgtgcaaaaaaaaaaaaaaaccctgaatcaTAAATGTCTTggatttccttttatttcactTCAGGTGTTCTGTGCAGTCGTTTTAAGTAATTTTGCTAGCTGGTTaatatacagcatacagcatCATAATGCATCTGATATAACACCCTATTGTTACAAATAAGAATATGTTGAATATGAATTGCTATTTAGCAGCTTCTGTTCTGACATGCTGATTTTACATGTGGTGAGTGGACTAGCCAGGCTGAAACTTCTTGATTTTGCTGAGTAGACAGCTCTTTGTGGTCGCAGTTCTGTTCTTTACAGATTGCAAAccggggtggggtagggggccAGATTTCCTATATcgtggaaagggagggggattTGTGAATGTGaactggggtggagggggttaaGGTAGCTACTGAGGACTGGGAAAGATTTACAATCacggactgggggggggggggtctgggatTGCAAATCTCTATCAGCTGGTATGGGGGGCCCCTTAATCTCTGCTATGAATGCCGCCATGTAGCATTGAACTGTTAGCAAATGAAATCAAGCTTAACCAGGCTGCTAAAATAAACACCAAGGTTTGGGATAAAATGCCCCGCGACAAAGTTCCACCTGCATGGAAAAAAGTCTCCCAGAAGGCATTTCACCTGAAAGGCTGAAAGAGATCCACCAGGGAACAGAGAAAGGATGGAATTCCAGGTTCAGGGTTCCACTCAAAAAAGTTTATGTAATCTTCACACCTACCCCAGGGAGCTCATTTCGCATCgtgcaaaaacaaaacggaGATCCCCTCCAATCAACTGGACAggggtgcattctgggtacaACAGGAAGACTGAAATCCTATAGGTCTGTGGGGACTGATGGGTAactgcacacaccacagatGCCATATTCCACAATTAAACTAGATATAAAGTACACTATAGTATCTGGCCAACCTTTGGTCtgagtttgttttttatggtttgagCAACGCCCCCTGAAGGCAAACCTTAATTCTACAGCATACGATCATATtgtagacgattctgtgcttccccaacagtttggggcaggccctttcattacattacattacattacaggcatttagcagacgctcttatccagagcgactttcacaacttttacttagacTTACATgtatcatttatacagctggatatatactgaagcaatgcaggttaagtaccttgctcaagggtacaacggcagtgtccttacccgggattcgaacctgcgacctttcggttacaagcgcagttccttacccactgtgccacactcctttcctgtttcagctagacaatgcccctgggcacacagcaaggtccttATAGAAAATggtctgcacagagctctgacctcaaTCCCATACAACACCTTtgagatcaattggaaagccaacagcCAAACAAgacctaatcgcccaatcaagGGCCCAGagaagttttttcttttttttgtagaattCACTAAGTTTGCAGcttaatgaaaaacacacataacTTTCTCAGCAGAGTGAGATGCTATGATAGAAGACTGCACACTTTTTATTGTGACATTTTTATCCAAGGCATGATGAAGATTCACGTGGATCAAAACActacaataaaatgtgttttgaatgcaaactctctctcttcacttccTTGAGCACTTACTTTTTAGGCACCTGCTACAGGAACACGAACATATTTTCATAGTGCCGTACATATCTATGACAAGAACATAATTAGACATTATTTCTAAACTTATTAATTAGAACTCAGTGCTATATAGCACAATACAGGCCATGTTAAACcccattatatatatttttggtgtTACCCTGAGAGGCCTCACAGTTAATAAAAATATCTTCATGGCGTTTAAACATTTATCGATTGAGAAATAGGCTGTTCCGGATCTCAAAGTTTTGCCAAAGGAACCGTCCACATTATGGGAGACTGCAGCATACACACagctttatttttgttaaacatTTGACAGATTTATTGTTGCATTGAGCTGTAACAAAAagtacccccgcccccccctccctccccattttATTGGACTTAATTCccagttctgctgctgctgttctgcagtATTTACAGACTTGTAGAAATCTTCGGTTaagaaaggggaagaaaaaaaaaaaagagacacatGACTAAGAGCTAGTTCCTGCGCGGACAGCAAAAccaaaatattctgcaaaaGTGCCACAAGGAAATGCGTGGCCTGAAGCTCCCTTCGGCCTTAGATGTCCTTAATGACCTCTTCTAGCTCTTCCTTTGAGTACATGTGAAATGTCTTCCCCGGTTCTATTGTGGCCAGCTAGAGGTCAGGGAAGAAAACGGAGGAGAAAGCTTGAGTTATTCAAATCGATATGGCGACCTTCAAACATCAACTCGCCAGTTAAAACACCACAAGTTTGTTGACCACTTTTTAAACAGGCCTGGGCTGTGCTGGTCTATAGTtgaactggatttttttttgaaaatctctAATTCTGCACATTGAATACGGCTAAAACTGAACAGAATTCTATTTTTGAGCAGCTCTGTTGTGACTATCGCCCGTCATGGAGGGGATTTAACTGCACAGGAACAAACTGTAAAATTTcactaaataaacattcattaacagcagctATGGCCCATATTCCCTGTCAACCAGTCCATGATGATGGAGCTCTGACGTTTATAATCAAGGGCTGTTTAAAAATTATTAGTTTTAAGATAATCTGTGGTTTAGGGCCTTTGAGAAAGGACAGCCAATCACCTCAATGTTAGTCGCATTCAGCTTCTCTTCCATAACCTGCTTCAGGATGGTGAGGGAGGACTTGATGGCATCCTTTAACGTCATGGACTGGAAAGGGGAACCGGAAAGAGAAATTAGGTCATATATTCATGGGTCTTAAAACATTCTTCCAAAGTTACTACCTTCCTTCCTGTTgaaatgagagggagaaagagaaagaaaaattcaGAGTCCATCTTTCGTTTTCCTCCAACGAGATACGGCAATCAATCCAGGACGTCCTAAGCTACGCTAATGACGCTCTCAATTAGACTCTGCATGTGACCGGGCCCTGAAGTGAGACGGcgacaaaatgcatttcaacccTGTCCCGCCCGCGATTTTAACCCACCAAACCCCAAACCTAAAGACCTCATTCGTGGCCCGAGACTGGCTTAGTAAGGGCCCGCTACCATCACTCAACTGGATAACATTCTTCCCCCGGAATGACCCGACCCGTGGCAGAGACCCTGGAGAGAGGGGTGCAGCTGTACCACAGCGACGATCACAAACACAGATGTAGCAAACCGGGAAGCTTCCCAAAGCCCACAAACACAACTGCGATCCTGCGTTTCCATTTAAACCAGCGCCACCGAAGCCGCGCTTAAAGCGACAGCGGCCAGGTCCCGTACAACCATCCCCGCTCGCTCACttccagctcccccccccctgcaatGTTACCGCTAGGGTACACACCGCAGGCCAGGCCACAAGGCATCCTGTTCCCACTAAGCCGTACTCATTTAACCTGAGAGATCAATGAAGAGgtactgacaaaaaaaaagctaatgtTTGAGCAGCACAACATGGATCTGAGTCATAAAATCAGTGTGACACAGCTGCACGATCTCAAGGCTTggggaaaagaaggaaaaaagaaggggggaaaaaagggttATTCCAAATGCTTATTATTGTTAAAATTAGGAGTGCGTGACAACGAAATTTTGAAGGCCAATTTCAATAACCGATGGGCATCACCTTGGTTTACTGGCCAATGGCATAAAATTGGTTTTAAGATATTATGGGGCATCCGTAGTTAGAATAGTTGGGAAGGGGATGGGACGTGTGCAAAAACCAGCCAAGCCTGCAAAAGGCCTTCTCATCAGGCCGAGTTCTCTGACCCTGCTAAAAGTTTCCAACACAAGGTCCTGTTATCCTTGCACTGACCGCGTGCATTCAGGGGGAATGCTCCAACACAAACTTAATTCCCACAGTGGACACATGGTCCTCGTCCCCGCTGACTGCCctacaccagccccccccccccagtggccTTTCAGGGCCACCCCAGCCCAAACAAAGGGTCCCACAGTATGCACTTCCCTGGGATCGCACCTCTGGCCCTTCTAATCACCCCCACCCTAAATCTGCTACTGAAAAAGCGAagacccattacattacaggcatttagcagacactcttgtcCAGAGACttacactattttttttacatttacattgtatgcattttatacagctgggtatatactgaagcaatgcaggttaggtaccttgctcaagggtacaacagcagtgtcctacccaggaatggAACCTATGActttttggttacaagccctgttccttacccactatgctatACTGCCAGCGataagagctttttttttttccctgtgcagGACATTTCCATCGAAGACATTGGCTGTTCCCAGTCTGGCCGTTGTGGCCCTTTTGATTGGATGGAAACAATGAGAGACAGTTCTGTGAAAGGGCCGAGCTCTGCCAGGGGACCGTGGCAGAGCCACCCTGTCCACAGCAGGACAGCGAAACAACACAATGCCATTGTTCTGAGATGCGCGTCTGCATTTGCGTTCCTCGGCAACGCTGGCCCGTACAGTCTGTTCCCGCCAAACTGGTCGCAAACGGCCTTccttttattttccagaaactTCTAAAGGCACGAGAGCCATCATCGTAACTCTGTCAGCCAGATACACGTCCCATTAGGCAGTACCCCTGACGTGTAAGGGCTTACTACTAAAAAAACTGGGAGAGTGATTAATGCAGATGAGACGGcactggagaggaggagagggttgAGATGGAGACCTCACCTTGTGGTAGACCTCCTGGAGGGAGCTCTGGGCTCCTTCAGATGCTGAGCCAATGGCACGGGCATCGCACTGCACAAACGTGCCCGACGGGTCCATGTGGTACCTGtaagcgtgcacacacgcacatacgcacacagacacgcacgtacacacacacacacacacacgcacatacgcacacacacacagacagacagacagacacacacacacacacacacacacgcgcacatacgcacacacacgcacgtacacacacacacgcacgtacacacacacacgcacacacacacacacagacacagacacacaaccgcATAAGCCTGTCATCATCAGGTGAAGATAAGTAAACACCAACTTTGTGAGTTTGTCAAGTCAAGTCATTCaaatttatatagcacttctTCTGACCGAGTCAGCACAAAGTGCTTAACAGACAttgacatgtacacacaggtagAGAAATACCCATGTGTACATATGAgtacagtaaaagaaaaaactatttattgtggtttaaaataagtaatttaGAAACTTAGAGCAATTTATTGTGCTTTCTTTTTAGCCGTATCATTACCTTTctatgaattttttaaaactttgccAGTTTGTCATGCAAGTAAAATCAGACGTTTTTGAGATGGTAACCACTTTCTGACTAAGGGGGTAAAAATACTGATTACATCCACAGATAGGTTCTTGCACAAATTATTGTGGTCCAGTGTGTAATAAGACTGTAGTACAAGATACTTGTATTCCAACAGTAATGCATCTTCCTCAATGAAGCCGGttagaacaataaaaaaataaaaataaaaaaaactaatacagAGTTTGCTTTGTGGTGCAAGGTCTCCCCCTTGTGTCAGTTTTGCATGCGCAGGCAAACTGAGCTCTGCGCATGGggttaataattaaaatacagttGCTGGTTACGTTCCCTCCCCTATATTGTTCAGTGAAAATTGCATGAAAGTTCATTTCAAAGTATTCTTTTCAATAGCAAGAGCTAGTTAGATAGGCTGCCATGAACAGCTATCCTGAAAAAACTGTCCATTTTGCTTATTGCCAACATTACAAAAGCTGAACTATTCTAGTATAGCAGACAGATGTATTGCTATGAATAATGGTTACTGCTTAAATTAGTAACTGACCCCACAGTACATAGTAGTGCAGTAGATAACTACAAACTAAAAGACACTCACTGAAGGAATGCTGTTGAATTGAAtccttccccactccccacaATCAGCATTGAAATGGTAACAGTAACACTGAAAAACTGCAAAGCACCTGCAGCAGACAGTAAACTGATGACCGTTAGCAAACTCACAGTTGCGGCCCCTTCTCATCCAGTCCTCCAAAAAGCAGCGCAACACCAAAGGGTCGGCTctggagagagaacaaaaataaaccacCGTGGGTCAAAGAAGGATGCCTTCCATCAGGGGCGTTTGAAGAGTAAGAAAGAGAATagatgagattttaaaaataaaataaactttaaaaaacacatatcCTACCAACTCTGCAGCTACTTCTATATTATAAACACTGTATACTGCACAGTTTCGGTCAACAGTGGCAGCACATTCAGGAGGCAAACGGGCCGATTTCACAGTCTTGGAATGACAGAAAGCGCCAATGATCGATCAGGGTGTTACCATGGCACCGGGGTCAGCATCCTCCTCGCCGAACTGCAGAGCCAGGTTGGACACGGCCTGGGTGACGCTCTCCACCGTCATCGTCTCGTTGTAGGTGAACCAGTGGTTCTGAGAGCAGCAGGGAAAAGGTATCAGGCCAGAGGTTAAACCACGCTTTGAGCTGGATATATGACCAAGCATTGATACACAGACTAAAGGGTAAGTCCAGGTCAATTCGACACACTTTTATACCACATCGCCATTGATTGTAATGAGATTAAGCATGCTTATTTGgccttataaaaaaaaaaaaaaaaattttaaaagaagaaaaaaaaccccctggAACCGAAATTGCACTTGTCCCGAATCATTAAGGGAGAAATGTGTGCTAACAAAGTTTCGGGAAGTTAGCGCAACTCCATTACTGTGATTTGCCATATCCACATTACTCTAGGTCATGGGAATATGGTTCTATCATTTTAAAGGTCTTAGCCAGCTCTACACATGTACTATGTTCATCCCAAAATTAAAAGGTAATGAAACTCAGAAATGAAAAGCGCATTGAAATTTTGATTGCGCCTGACTATGTCAGTTAGCACTGA
This window contains:
- the psma5 gene encoding proteasome subunit alpha type-5 — translated: MFLTRSEYDRGVNTFSPEGRLFQVEYAIEAIKLGSTAIGIQTAEGVCLAVEKRITSPLMEPSSIEKIVEIDTHIGCAMSGLIADAKTLIDKARVETQNHWFTYNETMTVESVTQAVSNLALQFGEEDADPGAMSRPFGVALLFGGLDEKGPQLYHMDPSGTFVQCDARAIGSASEGAQSSLQEVYHKSMTLKDAIKSSLTILKQVMEEKLNATNIELATIEPGKTFHMYSKEELEEVIKDI